A single genomic interval of Lucilia cuprina isolate Lc7/37 chromosome 2, ASM2204524v1, whole genome shotgun sequence harbors:
- the LOC111676480 gene encoding transcription factor HNF-4 homolog isoform X2, whose amino-acid sequence MLPNMLKMKTEIITGNGFDDSYMFEDHLLHMIEAENHMIHSDALSSATNTTVHSPVAQALSPLAALGHNSNSNQSNANSPLSTGSIGNNNNTTFANIGNNNNNNNNNNNNSSSNANSQQSSTVCAICGDRATGKHYGASSCDGCKGFFRRSVRKNHQYTCRFARNCVVDKDKRNQCRYCRLRKCFKAGMKKEAVQNERDRISCRRTSNDDPDPGNGLSVISLVKAELESRQSKAGAAMETNANEDLSTKQFASINDVCESMKQQLLTLVEWAKHIPAFNELQLDDQVALLRAHAGEHLLLGLSRRSMHLKDVLLLSNNCVITKHCPDPRVSPNLDISRIGARIIDELVMGLKDVNIDDTELACIKALVFFDPNARGLNEPQRIKTLRHQILNNLEDYVSDRQYESRGRFGEILLILPVLQSITMQMIEQIQFAKIFGVAHIDSLLQEMLLGGELADNNAPLTPPNLNNYGGTHGLDVSQVTSTLDVLSSPNSTHHLTHDTMSSCMDSSLDAQLIPPLMDGSSVNGHFSLCGPPLSNRSHNVSTAAGQHNQQMRRENNSPLLNDNERLEVDEQSRQSNYMDSYSNGRSSVNSLNNSSLLGHLQQSNMTPHQSPHSPHNQTSNLAQGSLTHQHNSNRNHPYQRNDNNSDNNNGGNSSVLRNPVEMTLNEYNRSAEASSDDMLRRAALKIRPSEALTAIPPNLPPTTATPTSSSYMLNTMHDGDTYRMALKQEPETGY is encoded by the exons aAGCTGAGAATCACATGATACACTCAGATGCTTTATCATCAGCCACCAATACCACGGTACACAGTCCAGTGGCTCAGGCCTTGAGTCCTTTAGCAGCCTTGGGTCACAATAGCAATAGTAATCAAAGTAATGCCAATTCACCCTTAAGTACGGGTAGTATTggtaataacaataatacaacCTTTGCAAATATcggtaacaacaacaataataataataataacaacaacaatagcagtaGTAATGCTAACTCACAGCAATCGTCAACAGTGTGTGCAATATGTGGTGATAGAGCCACAGGGAAACATTATGGTGCTTCTAGCTGTGATGGCTGTAAGGGTTTTTTCAGGCGCAGTGTGCGCAAAAATCATCAATATACCTGCAG ATTTGCCCGCAACTGTGTGGTGGACAAGGATAAACGTAATCAGTGTCGTTATTGTCGTTTGCGCAAATGTTTCAAAGCGGGCATGAAAAAGGAGGCGGTACAGAACGAAAGAGATCGCATTAGCTGTAGACGCACCTCCAATGATGACCCCGATCCCGGTAATGGCCTATCAGTGATTTCTTTAGTTAAGGCTGAACTTGAAAGTCGTCAATCTAAAGCGGGAGCTGCTATGGAAACCAATGCCAATGAAGATCTCTCTACGAAACAATTTGCCAGCATTAACGATGTATGTGAATCAATGAAACAACAACTGTTGACATTGGTCGAATGGGCAAAACATATACCAGCCTTTAATGAGCTACAACTAGATGATCAGGTTGCCTTGCTACGCGCTCATGCGGGAGAACATTTGCTATTGGGTTTATCACGAAGATCAATGCATTTAAAAGATGTTTTGTTGCTGAGCAACAATTGTGTTATAACTAAACATTGTCCGG ATCCGAGGGTCTCGCCAAATCTGGACATATCACGCATAGGAGCGCGTATCATCGATGAACTGGTAATGGGTCTGAAAGATGTTAATATAGATGATACCGAATTGGCCTGTATTAAGGCTTTGGTGTTTTTCGATCCTA ATGCTCGTGGCTTAAATGAACCCCAACGCATTAAAACTTTGCGTCATCAAATTCTTAACAATTTGGAGGACTATGTTTCTGATCGCCAATACGAGTCGAGAGGACGTTTTGGCGAAATATTACTTATATTACCGGTACTACAGTCAATAACCATGCAAATGATCGAACAAATACAATTTGCCAAAATTTTCGGAGTGGCTCACATAGATTCATTGCTGCAGGAAATGTTGCTAGGAG GTGAACTTGCCGATAATAATGCTCCCTTAACACCACCCAATCTTAACAATTATGGTGGCACCCATGGCCTAGATGTTAGTCAAGTAACTTCCACTTTAGATGTGCTGTCATCACCCAATAGTACACATCATTTAACACACGACACCATGTCCAGTTGTATGGATAGTAGTTTAGATGCTCAATTAATTCCCCCTTTAATGGATGGCTCTTCGGTTAATGGTCATTTTAGCTTGTGTGGTCCACCCCTTTCCAATCGTTCACACAATGTTTCCACAGCTGCTGGTCAGCACAATCAACAAATGCGTAGAGAGAATAACTCACCTTTACTCAATGACAACGAACGTTTGGAGGTGGATGAACAGAGTAGACAAAGCAATTATATGGACTCGTACAGTAATGGTCGTTCCAGtgttaattctttaaataactCTTCATTATTGGGTCATTTGCAACAGTCCAATATGACGCCTCATCAATCGCCTCACTCGCCGCACAATCAAACTTCTAATTTAGCTCAGGGTTCTCTAACACATCAACACAATTCTAATCGTAATCATCCCTACCAAAGAAACGATAATAATTCGGATAATAACAATGGTGGCAATTCGTCTGTATTACGCAATCCCGTGGAAATGACCTTAAATGAATATAACCGCAGTGCAGAGGCTTCTTCAGATGATATGCTAAGAAGAGCTGCCTTAAAGATAAGACCTTCTGAGGCCTTAACTGCTATACCGCCAAATTTGCCTCCCACTACCGCCACTCCCACCTCCTCTAGTTATATGCTAAATACCATGCATGATGGTGACACCTATCGCATGGCTCTTAAACAAGAACCCGAAACCGGTTactaa
- the LOC111676480 gene encoding transcription factor HNF-4 homolog isoform X1, whose product MLPNMLKMKTEIITGNGFDDSYMFEDHLLHMIEAENHMIHSDALSSATNTTVHSPVAQALSPLAALGHNSNSNQSNANSPLSTGSIGNNNNTTFANIGNNNNNNNNNNNNSSSNANSQQSSTVCAICGDRATGKHYGASSCDGCKGFFRRSVRKNHQYTCRFARNCVVDKDKRNQCRYCRLRKCFKAGMKKEAVQNERDRISCRRTSNDDPDPGNGLSVISLVKAELESRQSKAGAAMETNANEDLSTKQFASINDVCESMKQQLLTLVEWAKHIPAFNELQLDDQVALLRAHAGEHLLLGLSRRSMHLKDVLLLSNNCVITKHCPVDPRVSPNLDISRIGARIIDELVMGLKDVNIDDTELACIKALVFFDPNARGLNEPQRIKTLRHQILNNLEDYVSDRQYESRGRFGEILLILPVLQSITMQMIEQIQFAKIFGVAHIDSLLQEMLLGGELADNNAPLTPPNLNNYGGTHGLDVSQVTSTLDVLSSPNSTHHLTHDTMSSCMDSSLDAQLIPPLMDGSSVNGHFSLCGPPLSNRSHNVSTAAGQHNQQMRRENNSPLLNDNERLEVDEQSRQSNYMDSYSNGRSSVNSLNNSSLLGHLQQSNMTPHQSPHSPHNQTSNLAQGSLTHQHNSNRNHPYQRNDNNSDNNNGGNSSVLRNPVEMTLNEYNRSAEASSDDMLRRAALKIRPSEALTAIPPNLPPTTATPTSSSYMLNTMHDGDTYRMALKQEPETGY is encoded by the exons aAGCTGAGAATCACATGATACACTCAGATGCTTTATCATCAGCCACCAATACCACGGTACACAGTCCAGTGGCTCAGGCCTTGAGTCCTTTAGCAGCCTTGGGTCACAATAGCAATAGTAATCAAAGTAATGCCAATTCACCCTTAAGTACGGGTAGTATTggtaataacaataatacaacCTTTGCAAATATcggtaacaacaacaataataataataataacaacaacaatagcagtaGTAATGCTAACTCACAGCAATCGTCAACAGTGTGTGCAATATGTGGTGATAGAGCCACAGGGAAACATTATGGTGCTTCTAGCTGTGATGGCTGTAAGGGTTTTTTCAGGCGCAGTGTGCGCAAAAATCATCAATATACCTGCAG ATTTGCCCGCAACTGTGTGGTGGACAAGGATAAACGTAATCAGTGTCGTTATTGTCGTTTGCGCAAATGTTTCAAAGCGGGCATGAAAAAGGAGGCGGTACAGAACGAAAGAGATCGCATTAGCTGTAGACGCACCTCCAATGATGACCCCGATCCCGGTAATGGCCTATCAGTGATTTCTTTAGTTAAGGCTGAACTTGAAAGTCGTCAATCTAAAGCGGGAGCTGCTATGGAAACCAATGCCAATGAAGATCTCTCTACGAAACAATTTGCCAGCATTAACGATGTATGTGAATCAATGAAACAACAACTGTTGACATTGGTCGAATGGGCAAAACATATACCAGCCTTTAATGAGCTACAACTAGATGATCAGGTTGCCTTGCTACGCGCTCATGCGGGAGAACATTTGCTATTGGGTTTATCACGAAGATCAATGCATTTAAAAGATGTTTTGTTGCTGAGCAACAATTGTGTTATAACTAAACATTGTCCGG TAGATCCGAGGGTCTCGCCAAATCTGGACATATCACGCATAGGAGCGCGTATCATCGATGAACTGGTAATGGGTCTGAAAGATGTTAATATAGATGATACCGAATTGGCCTGTATTAAGGCTTTGGTGTTTTTCGATCCTA ATGCTCGTGGCTTAAATGAACCCCAACGCATTAAAACTTTGCGTCATCAAATTCTTAACAATTTGGAGGACTATGTTTCTGATCGCCAATACGAGTCGAGAGGACGTTTTGGCGAAATATTACTTATATTACCGGTACTACAGTCAATAACCATGCAAATGATCGAACAAATACAATTTGCCAAAATTTTCGGAGTGGCTCACATAGATTCATTGCTGCAGGAAATGTTGCTAGGAG GTGAACTTGCCGATAATAATGCTCCCTTAACACCACCCAATCTTAACAATTATGGTGGCACCCATGGCCTAGATGTTAGTCAAGTAACTTCCACTTTAGATGTGCTGTCATCACCCAATAGTACACATCATTTAACACACGACACCATGTCCAGTTGTATGGATAGTAGTTTAGATGCTCAATTAATTCCCCCTTTAATGGATGGCTCTTCGGTTAATGGTCATTTTAGCTTGTGTGGTCCACCCCTTTCCAATCGTTCACACAATGTTTCCACAGCTGCTGGTCAGCACAATCAACAAATGCGTAGAGAGAATAACTCACCTTTACTCAATGACAACGAACGTTTGGAGGTGGATGAACAGAGTAGACAAAGCAATTATATGGACTCGTACAGTAATGGTCGTTCCAGtgttaattctttaaataactCTTCATTATTGGGTCATTTGCAACAGTCCAATATGACGCCTCATCAATCGCCTCACTCGCCGCACAATCAAACTTCTAATTTAGCTCAGGGTTCTCTAACACATCAACACAATTCTAATCGTAATCATCCCTACCAAAGAAACGATAATAATTCGGATAATAACAATGGTGGCAATTCGTCTGTATTACGCAATCCCGTGGAAATGACCTTAAATGAATATAACCGCAGTGCAGAGGCTTCTTCAGATGATATGCTAAGAAGAGCTGCCTTAAAGATAAGACCTTCTGAGGCCTTAACTGCTATACCGCCAAATTTGCCTCCCACTACCGCCACTCCCACCTCCTCTAGTTATATGCTAAATACCATGCATGATGGTGACACCTATCGCATGGCTCTTAAACAAGAACCCGAAACCGGTTactaa